Proteins encoded by one window of Salmonirosea aquatica:
- a CDS encoding efflux RND transporter periplasmic adaptor subunit has protein sequence MKTNSIIIVALSALLLAACGGETKDGLAGKQEELAKLKSEQSEIDQKIKALESEVAQLDTTAKREDRAKAVTVSPVTSENFKHYVEVQGTVDAKNSVMVSPKSGGVLTAVYIKEGDNVRQGATLAKIDNSIMQESIAEVQNQLLLANTVYEKQARLWEQKIGTEIQYLQAKNNKEALEKKLSTLNTQLGQFNIVAPISGVVDQVIAKVGEMASPGMPVARVVNLSNLKIVAKVSDSYAASVRKGDEVIVKFPDLNQEYKARVTFVSTTVDPLSRTFSIEANLPSSNSLKPNMLAQVQINDATKKDAVVIDQNLVQNTENGTVVYVAENEGGKKVAKSRTVKTGLSYNGQVEILAGLKPGDQLISQGYQEVADGQAVIF, from the coding sequence ATGAAAACCAATAGTATAATTATTGTAGCCCTAAGCGCGCTTTTGCTAGCAGCCTGTGGCGGCGAAACGAAAGATGGCCTGGCCGGGAAACAGGAAGAACTGGCCAAGCTGAAAAGTGAACAAAGCGAGATTGACCAGAAAATCAAAGCCCTGGAATCAGAAGTGGCCCAACTGGACACCACTGCCAAACGCGAAGACCGTGCCAAAGCCGTAACGGTTTCGCCCGTAACGAGCGAAAATTTTAAGCACTATGTCGAAGTGCAGGGAACGGTAGATGCCAAGAACAGCGTAATGGTGAGCCCCAAGTCAGGTGGGGTACTTACGGCGGTCTATATCAAGGAAGGCGATAACGTGCGGCAAGGCGCGACACTGGCCAAAATAGACAACAGCATCATGCAGGAATCGATCGCCGAAGTACAAAACCAGCTTTTGCTGGCCAATACGGTGTACGAAAAACAGGCCCGCCTGTGGGAACAAAAAATCGGTACCGAAATTCAGTACCTACAGGCCAAGAACAACAAGGAGGCTCTTGAGAAAAAGTTATCGACTCTCAACACCCAACTGGGTCAGTTTAATATTGTTGCACCAATCAGTGGTGTTGTGGATCAGGTGATTGCAAAAGTGGGCGAAATGGCATCACCGGGTATGCCCGTAGCACGCGTCGTGAACCTGAGTAACCTGAAGATTGTCGCCAAGGTTTCGGACAGTTATGCAGCAAGTGTCCGCAAGGGCGACGAAGTGATTGTAAAATTCCCCGATCTGAATCAGGAATATAAAGCCCGGGTCACATTCGTAAGCACTACGGTGGATCCCTTGAGCCGGACGTTCAGCATTGAGGCAAACCTACCCTCGAGCAATTCGCTCAAGCCTAATATGTTAGCACAAGTGCAAATAAACGATGCTACCAAGAAGGATGCGGTAGTGATTGACCAGAATCTGGTTCAAAATACAGAGAATGGTACGGTGGTCTATGTGGCGGAAAATGAGGGAGGTAAGAAAGTGGCCAAATCCCGCACCGTCAAAACCGGACTTAGCTACAACGGGCAGGTGGAAATACTGGCGGGCCTGAAACCGGGCGATCAGCTTATTTCCCAGGGCTATCAGGAAGTAGCCGATGGACAGGCGGTAATTTTTTAA
- a CDS encoding TolC family protein, which produces MKRVSLLQISLLLILVGWLGIMPARAQTSYTLQDAVDYAIKTNLNIKNSQLDARSAEARIGEIRAAGLPQVTANFNFTDNLIVQRAFLPAVFTGGSPDDPPIAVQFGVNYASNVGATLNQLLFSGSYFVGLQAAATYRQLAQKNVTQSKVNVAEAVTKAYYSAQVAVERAKVLDLNIERLDTLMRDTRATFEAGFVEKIDVDRLEVQLNNLRTERQNVQNLIELSYALLKFQMGMPLTDQIILTDIVDESDANNLPAPINNAVDYSKRIEYSILDTQGELAELDIKRIRTGYLPTASAFATYGYNTGRNDFSDVFTQKWFNNSTIGLNIQIPIFDGLTKKYQLQQSQITLDKLNQSRNLLSQSIDLQVQQANIGLTNSLQTLATQQRNVDLAQEVVRVSKIKYQEGVGSNIEVINAESSLKEAQTNYFAALYDVLIAKVDLSKARGELYGGE; this is translated from the coding sequence ATGAAACGAGTATCACTTTTACAAATAAGCCTACTGTTAATCCTGGTCGGGTGGCTTGGGATTATGCCCGCCCGCGCCCAGACCAGCTATACGCTCCAGGACGCCGTTGACTATGCTATCAAGACCAACCTTAACATTAAAAATTCGCAACTGGACGCCCGATCGGCCGAGGCTCGGATTGGGGAAATCAGGGCGGCGGGGCTGCCGCAGGTTACGGCCAATTTTAACTTTACGGATAACCTGATCGTTCAGCGGGCTTTTCTCCCCGCTGTTTTTACAGGAGGTAGTCCTGACGATCCACCGATTGCTGTACAATTTGGGGTAAATTATGCTTCTAACGTGGGAGCCACACTCAATCAACTCCTTTTTAGCGGGTCCTACTTCGTAGGTCTACAGGCGGCCGCTACTTACCGTCAGTTGGCACAGAAAAACGTGACGCAATCCAAAGTAAACGTAGCCGAAGCCGTGACCAAAGCTTATTATTCGGCTCAGGTGGCCGTAGAACGTGCCAAGGTGCTGGATTTGAACATTGAGCGGCTTGATACGCTGATGCGCGATACGCGGGCGACGTTCGAGGCGGGATTTGTGGAAAAGATTGATGTGGATCGACTGGAAGTACAATTGAACAACCTCAGAACCGAACGGCAAAACGTACAAAACCTCATTGAGTTGAGTTATGCTCTGCTCAAATTCCAGATGGGCATGCCGCTTACCGATCAAATCATACTGACGGACATCGTTGACGAAAGTGACGCCAACAATTTGCCTGCTCCCATCAATAACGCTGTGGATTACAGCAAGCGTATCGAGTATTCGATCCTAGATACACAGGGCGAACTAGCCGAACTGGATATCAAGAGAATCCGTACGGGGTATTTACCAACAGCTTCTGCTTTTGCTACCTACGGATACAATACCGGTCGTAATGATTTCAGTGACGTATTCACCCAGAAATGGTTTAACAACTCTACGATTGGCCTCAATATCCAGATTCCAATTTTTGATGGTCTGACCAAGAAATACCAATTACAACAGTCTCAAATCACACTGGATAAGCTGAACCAAAGCCGTAATCTGCTCTCGCAATCCATTGATTTACAGGTACAGCAGGCTAATATTGGGCTTACTAATTCGCTCCAGACTCTTGCTACCCAGCAGCGCAACGTAGACTTGGCCCAAGAAGTAGTGCGTGTATCCAAAATCAAGTACCAAGAAGGGGTAGGTTCCAACATTGAGGTCATCAACGCCGAGTCATCGCTGAAAGAAGCCCAGACCAACTATTTCGCTGCCCTGTATGATGTGCTAATTGCCAAGGTGGATCTTTCCAAGGCACGGGGCGAATTATACGGCGGAGAGTAG
- a CDS encoding TetR/AcrR family transcriptional regulator codes for MRERILKTAVDLFWRYGVKSITMDDIAKELGISKKTIYQHFNDKDAIVKEVVEQELACEKTDIDRLGAESRDPIEEVLKTSDYVQASFGTISPVLLHDLKKYHPRAWILFQKHKHEHIIQGISGNLKRGIEKGYYRENINVDVLARMRVEQIEMAFDPTIFPPQKFSLVDVHVQLIHHFLRGILTDKGFTIYNTYVDKSVIESNHP; via the coding sequence GTGAGAGAAAGAATATTAAAAACCGCTGTGGATTTGTTTTGGCGTTATGGCGTCAAGAGTATTACCATGGACGACATTGCTAAGGAACTAGGGATATCCAAGAAGACCATTTACCAGCACTTCAACGATAAGGATGCTATTGTGAAAGAGGTAGTAGAACAGGAACTGGCCTGCGAGAAAACAGACATCGATCGTCTTGGCGCGGAATCCCGCGACCCGATTGAAGAAGTTCTGAAAACCTCAGATTATGTGCAGGCTAGTTTCGGAACGATCAGCCCAGTGCTGCTGCATGATTTGAAAAAATACCATCCCAGAGCGTGGATTTTATTTCAGAAGCATAAGCACGAACACATCATCCAGGGAATCAGCGGAAATCTGAAACGGGGAATCGAGAAGGGCTACTATCGCGAAAACATCAATGTAGACGTATTGGCCCGGATGCGGGTGGAGCAGATTGAAATGGCTTTTGATCCTACGATATTCCCTCCCCAAAAATTCAGCCTGGTCGATGTGCATGTTCAGTTGATCCACCATTTCTTACGTGGTATTCTGACCGACAAAGGATTTACAATTTATAACACCTACGTAGACAAATCAGTAATTGAATCAAACCATCCATGA
- a CDS encoding arginine decarboxylase, producing MKSYIDLIQQTFEFPTMEFHVNEDNELLFNNVPLMDIIKEHGTPLKINYLPKIGEHIENARMFFRNAIKRFNYKGTYTYCYCTKSSHFSFILEEALKHNIHLETSSSFDIPIIRELYRRGKVSKSTYILANGFKRPLYTQYLSELINEGFNAIPILDNLKEIEAYEKSTTAESVSFGIRIATDEEPNFAFYTSRLGIRYNDVNQLYKEKIESNPRFKLKMLHFFINSGIKDSAYYWSELTRFMFKYCEMQKMCPDLDSIDIGGGLPIQTSLQTGFDYQQMIDEIIENVQWICNKNNVPVPHIFTEFGSYTVGESGAVIYKVIDKKLQNDKELWYMIDGSFITQLPDSWGMNQKYIMLPINNWDNPYQKVNLGGLTCDSQDFYNSEMHSSDLYMPIIGDDETQYIGFFHTGAYQESLGGYGGIQHCLIPAPKHVLVDRDAEGRITTKVFADEQDSESMLRILGFRDESYVRSDDSDETQETISGREKADPDSAVSKSISPGTSKSAQAEELAELAESKN from the coding sequence ATGAAAAGCTACATTGACCTGATTCAGCAGACGTTTGAATTTCCAACCATGGAATTTCATGTGAACGAGGATAATGAGTTGCTGTTCAACAATGTACCCCTGATGGATATCATCAAGGAGCATGGTACACCGCTGAAAATCAACTATCTACCTAAGATTGGTGAGCATATTGAGAACGCACGGATGTTTTTCCGCAACGCCATCAAGCGCTTCAACTACAAGGGTACCTACACGTACTGCTACTGTACTAAGTCATCGCATTTCAGCTTTATCCTGGAAGAGGCCTTAAAGCACAATATTCATCTTGAAACGTCCTCTTCCTTCGATATTCCCATTATTCGTGAGTTATATCGTCGGGGCAAGGTCAGTAAGTCCACCTATATTCTGGCCAATGGCTTCAAGCGCCCGCTTTATACGCAGTACCTCAGCGAATTGATCAATGAAGGATTCAATGCGATTCCCATTCTGGATAATCTGAAAGAAATTGAGGCTTACGAGAAATCCACTACGGCCGAATCGGTTAGCTTTGGGATTCGCATCGCTACCGACGAAGAGCCGAACTTTGCCTTTTATACGTCACGCCTGGGCATTCGTTATAATGATGTAAATCAGCTCTACAAGGAGAAAATCGAGTCGAATCCGCGCTTTAAGCTCAAAATGCTTCATTTCTTCATCAACTCTGGCATTAAGGATAGCGCGTACTACTGGAGCGAACTGACCCGCTTCATGTTCAAATATTGCGAAATGCAGAAGATGTGCCCTGATCTCGACTCGATTGACATTGGCGGCGGGCTACCCATTCAGACTTCTTTGCAGACAGGCTTCGATTACCAGCAGATGATCGACGAGATCATCGAAAATGTCCAGTGGATTTGTAATAAGAACAATGTACCGGTACCTCACATTTTTACTGAGTTCGGTAGCTACACGGTTGGTGAAAGTGGGGCGGTGATCTATAAGGTGATTGATAAAAAACTCCAAAATGATAAGGAGTTGTGGTACATGATCGATGGCTCATTCATCACGCAGCTACCCGACTCGTGGGGCATGAATCAGAAGTATATCATGCTACCGATCAACAATTGGGACAATCCTTACCAGAAAGTGAACCTGGGTGGCCTGACGTGCGATTCGCAGGATTTTTATAACAGTGAAATGCACAGCTCAGATCTGTACATGCCCATCATTGGCGATGATGAGACACAGTATATCGGATTTTTCCATACGGGTGCCTACCAGGAGTCGCTGGGTGGCTACGGTGGAATCCAGCACTGCTTGATTCCCGCACCCAAGCATGTGCTGGTAGACCGGGACGCCGAAGGGCGAATCACGACGAAAGTGTTTGCCGATGAGCAGGACAGCGAGAGCATGTTGCGTATTCTGGGTTTTCGGGATGAGTCGTACGTTCGGTCAGATGACAGCGATGAAACCCAAGAAACTATTTCGGGGCGGGAAAAGGCCGATCCTGACAGTGCCGTCTCTAAGTCTATTTCACCGGGAACGTCCAAATCTGCCCAAGCGGAAGAACTAGCCGAGCTAGCCGAGTCAAAAAATTGA
- a CDS encoding MFS transporter, with translation MKAILQRTLDPVRLIPFCLFLITLAVNLSMPLFRPYAAAAGFTNGQTALVLAIYIVGMLPCYVFLGGISDVVGRKPILLLSLFLVFTADVVITVFPNVYALGVCRFLQGIALGLSMGTGTAYLAEYLYPAPDAAVLAANATSLSTAFGFSGGAFATTLALLAAFTFRPVTYYFAVALTFIGLLAAFSLPTLKSIGGKILRLPYFPEGCWPINLSIALCWAAGGIVIAVLPSQLATFGYTAYAGFCLVLVNWTGAFLQPRIRRNFHPATSLRIGFILLPLGMGLVVLGSYLTHIMIILAGSAVIGSAAYGFSYQGGLALISQLGGVQRARAVAGYMFTGYVGFGIPAIGVGYLADAFGLVNGLVAFEVAVVALSVYLYLIFRVKKASLSTL, from the coding sequence GTGAAAGCCATTCTGCAACGCACCCTAGATCCGGTCCGCCTTATTCCGTTTTGCCTTTTCCTGATTACCCTGGCGGTCAATCTTTCCATGCCGCTGTTCCGGCCTTATGCCGCCGCCGCAGGCTTTACTAACGGCCAAACGGCACTTGTACTGGCAATTTATATTGTGGGTATGCTTCCCTGTTATGTATTCCTGGGAGGTATATCGGATGTCGTCGGGCGCAAACCCATTTTGCTCCTCAGCCTCTTTTTGGTCTTTACGGCCGATGTAGTGATTACCGTTTTTCCGAATGTATATGCCCTGGGAGTTTGTCGTTTTTTGCAGGGTATAGCGCTGGGTTTGAGCATGGGTACCGGAACGGCTTACCTGGCCGAGTATCTCTACCCGGCTCCTGACGCGGCGGTTCTGGCGGCCAATGCAACTTCACTTTCGACAGCCTTCGGATTCAGTGGCGGAGCTTTTGCTACCACCCTGGCGCTATTGGCTGCATTTACCTTTCGTCCGGTCACGTATTATTTTGCTGTTGCATTAACCTTTATAGGGCTGTTGGCTGCTTTTTCATTGCCTACTCTCAAATCGATTGGTGGTAAAATTCTGCGTTTACCCTATTTTCCAGAGGGCTGTTGGCCCATTAATCTGTCGATTGCCCTGTGTTGGGCAGCGGGAGGCATTGTCATTGCGGTGCTGCCCAGCCAGTTGGCTACCTTTGGATACACGGCCTACGCCGGCTTCTGCCTGGTATTGGTCAATTGGACCGGGGCATTTCTGCAACCCCGGATTCGTCGGAATTTCCATCCGGCGACCTCGCTCCGTATTGGTTTCATACTTCTGCCCCTGGGCATGGGTTTGGTGGTTTTGGGCAGCTACCTGACCCACATTATGATCATTCTTGCGGGCTCGGCCGTCATTGGCTCTGCTGCGTACGGATTCAGCTATCAGGGTGGGTTGGCTTTGATTTCGCAACTGGGAGGTGTCCAAAGGGCGCGTGCCGTGGCGGGGTATATGTTCACGGGTTATGTGGGATTCGGAATTCCGGCCATTGGGGTAGGGTACCTGGCTGATGCATTCGGATTGGTGAATGGGTTGGTGGCCTTTGAGGTGGCAGTGGTGGCGCTGAGTGTGTATTTGTACTTGATTTTTCGGGTAAAAAAAGCATCCTTATCTACCCTGTAA
- a CDS encoding D-glycero-alpha-D-manno-heptose-1,7-bisphosphate 7-phosphatase: MKKCIFLDRDGVLNTDTKYYTYLPEDVVLIDGVAVALKRLKEAGYLLIVITNQAGIAKKEYGPAEVRAVHELLQHMSGTVLDDLYFSSHHPEHSSRSLRRKPDSLMIEKAIAKHGIDPTQSWMIGDKISDVQAGRKAGVRTIFTGKKGAGEDFGDFQAQDLREAADFILRNQC; the protein is encoded by the coding sequence ATGAAAAAATGCATTTTCCTGGACCGGGATGGGGTATTGAATACCGACACTAAGTACTATACCTATTTACCTGAAGACGTGGTATTGATAGATGGAGTTGCAGTGGCTTTGAAGAGACTTAAAGAAGCGGGGTACCTACTTATTGTGATCACCAATCAGGCGGGGATCGCCAAGAAAGAGTACGGTCCCGCCGAAGTGCGGGCAGTACATGAACTTCTACAGCACATGAGCGGTACGGTACTCGACGATCTGTATTTTTCGTCCCATCATCCCGAGCACTCGTCCCGCTCGTTGCGCCGAAAACCCGATTCGCTAATGATTGAGAAAGCTATCGCTAAACATGGCATCGATCCGACACAATCGTGGATGATCGGTGATAAAATTTCTGACGTGCAAGCTGGCCGGAAGGCAGGAGTCAGAACGATTTTCACTGGAAAAAAAGGAGCAGGCGAAGATTTTGGTGATTTTCAGGCGCAGGATTTACGGGAGGCCGCAGATTTTATTCTGCGAAATCAATGCTGA
- a CDS encoding Crp/Fnr family transcriptional regulator: protein MQQPVEFYIEKFQGKFEPALVSELAEKGHYSRMEEGGTLMTPGAYIRSIPIILNGTIKILRTDEDGREILMYYLGSGESCAMSLTCCLNARRSEIRAVAEETTEMVLLPVQSVEEWIVRYPTWRAFVFETYQRRFDDLLKTIDGVAFQKMDERLWHYLQQKIQRTASSTLETTHEEIAQELGTSREVVSRLLKQLEKIGRVRLGRNRVELLTR from the coding sequence ATGCAGCAGCCCGTCGAGTTTTATATCGAAAAATTTCAGGGGAAATTTGAACCTGCACTCGTCAGTGAATTGGCCGAAAAAGGTCACTACTCACGTATGGAAGAAGGGGGTACCCTCATGACACCGGGGGCATATATCCGATCCATCCCCATCATTCTGAATGGTACCATCAAAATCCTGCGCACCGATGAGGACGGACGGGAAATTCTGATGTATTACCTGGGAAGCGGCGAGTCGTGTGCTATGTCGCTAACCTGTTGCCTCAACGCCCGGCGTAGCGAGATACGCGCAGTGGCCGAAGAAACTACCGAAATGGTGCTGCTTCCCGTGCAAAGCGTGGAGGAGTGGATTGTGAGGTACCCTACCTGGCGAGCCTTCGTGTTTGAGACGTACCAGCGCCGCTTCGACGACCTGCTGAAAACGATCGATGGGGTAGCTTTCCAAAAAATGGACGAACGACTTTGGCATTACTTACAGCAAAAAATACAACGGACCGCTTCCAGTACTTTGGAAACTACCCATGAGGAAATTGCGCAGGAGCTGGGTACCTCGCGGGAAGTCGTATCCCGCCTGCTAAAACAATTGGAAAAAATCGGACGCGTGCGTCTGGGACGCAACCGCGTCGAACTATTGACCAGATGA
- a CDS encoding VOC family protein, protein MEFTQIKETCLYVHDLETTRAFYAHQLGLEVIALVEGSHVFFRAGSSVLLCFLPEVSRIKQSPPPHYGSGKLHLAFEAPAGQYENYLQEIQHKGIDVYHHETWARGTRSFYFDDPDGHVLEILETGVWD, encoded by the coding sequence ATGGAATTTACTCAAATAAAAGAAACCTGCCTGTATGTACATGATCTGGAAACGACCCGTGCCTTCTACGCCCATCAGCTCGGCCTGGAAGTGATTGCGCTTGTAGAGGGTAGCCACGTGTTTTTCCGGGCGGGCAGTTCAGTGCTGCTATGCTTCCTGCCCGAGGTTTCGCGGATCAAGCAGTCGCCCCCGCCGCACTATGGTTCCGGCAAACTGCATCTGGCTTTTGAGGCGCCCGCTGGGCAGTATGAAAACTATTTGCAGGAAATTCAGCACAAAGGCATCGATGTCTATCATCACGAAACCTGGGCGCGGGGTACCCGTTCATTCTATTTCGATGACCCCGACGGTCACGTGCTGGAAATCCTGGAAACGGGTGTGTGGGATTAA
- the hemE gene encoding uroporphyrinogen decarboxylase, which translates to MKLQNDLLLRAARGEQVERTPVWTMRQAGRILPEYRAVREQAGSFITLATTPELAAEVTIQPVDILGVDAAIIFSDILVIPEGMGLPYEMVEKRGPVFPRTVRTRQDLESLRVADPEADLGYVLDALKIVKRELNGRVPLIGFAGAPFTIFCYMTEGKGSKTFSIAKKLLYTDPEFSHALLQKITDSTIAYLKAQTVAGADLVQVFDSWAGILSPEQYRVFSLPYIKQICDAILEVPVTVFAKGAYFARQEIGQLACSVVGLDWNMDILESRELIPNKTLQGNLDPCALYGTYDQIRNEVKKMVDAFGTQRYIANLGHGVYPDTPPENVRCFIEAIKEFSQV; encoded by the coding sequence ATGAAATTACAGAACGATCTTCTGCTCCGCGCCGCGCGGGGCGAACAAGTGGAGCGGACGCCCGTATGGACTATGCGGCAAGCGGGCCGTATCCTGCCCGAGTACCGTGCTGTGCGCGAGCAGGCCGGGAGTTTTATAACCCTGGCGACTACGCCTGAGCTGGCCGCCGAGGTCACGATTCAGCCCGTGGATATTCTGGGCGTAGATGCAGCCATTATCTTTTCCGACATTCTTGTCATTCCAGAAGGTATGGGGCTACCTTATGAAATGGTGGAGAAGCGTGGTCCGGTGTTTCCGCGTACCGTTCGTACTAGGCAGGATTTAGAAAGTCTGCGCGTAGCCGACCCGGAAGCGGATTTGGGGTACGTGCTGGATGCTCTGAAGATTGTAAAGCGCGAGCTGAATGGTAGGGTACCCCTTATTGGTTTTGCCGGGGCACCGTTCACCATTTTCTGCTATATGACGGAAGGCAAAGGGTCCAAAACCTTTTCTATTGCCAAGAAACTACTCTACACCGATCCTGAATTTTCTCACGCCTTACTTCAAAAAATCACCGACAGTACCATTGCCTACCTCAAAGCTCAGACAGTAGCCGGGGCCGATTTGGTGCAGGTATTTGACTCCTGGGCGGGTATTCTTTCGCCCGAGCAGTACCGGGTCTTTTCATTACCTTATATAAAGCAAATCTGCGATGCTATTTTAGAAGTACCCGTGACGGTTTTTGCCAAGGGCGCGTACTTTGCCCGGCAGGAAATTGGGCAATTGGCGTGTTCGGTGGTAGGCTTGGACTGGAATATGGATATTCTCGAATCGCGGGAATTGATTCCAAATAAAACCCTGCAAGGCAACCTCGATCCCTGCGCGCTGTATGGTACCTATGATCAGATTCGCAACGAAGTAAAGAAAATGGTCGATGCTTTCGGAACGCAGCGTTACATTGCTAACCTGGGTCATGGGGTGTACCCCGATACCCCGCCCGAAAATGTTCGTTGCTTTATCGAGGCAATTAAGGAGTTTTCGCAGGTTTAA